One window of Macrococcus sp. 19Msa1099 genomic DNA carries:
- the uvrA gene encoding excinuclease ABC subunit UvrA, which produces MKNKSIIVKGARAHNLKNVDIEIPRDKLIVMTGLSGSGKSSLAFDTIYAEGQRRYVESLSAYARQFLGQMDKPDVDTIEGLSPAISIDQKTTSKNPRSTVATVTEIYDYLRLLYARIGTPYCPNHGIPIESQTVQQMVDQVMALEERTKIQVMAPIVQGRKGTHKKLIEEISKKGYARIMVDGEVYDASETIDLNKNTNHDIHVIVDRLVVKPGIETRLADSLENALKLAEGNVVIDLIDGDELKFSEHHACPICGFSIDKLEPRMFSFNSPFGACPDCDGLGTKLTVDLNLVIPDDSKSLTNGALVPWEPISSNYYPTLLKQACKHFGISMKAPFRDLSKKDQDIILYGHSDDISFTFRQDNGVTRKRVMKFEGIVNNIERRYKESPSEYTREQMKKYMVDEVCDTCHGYRLSEEAMSVKINSQHIGEVVTLSIREALQYFSKLELSKKEQQIAELVLKEITERLTFLYNVGLEYLTLNRTAGTLSGGEAQRIRLATQIGSRLTGVMYVLDEPSIGLHQRDNDRLIDTLKSMRDIGNTLIVVEHDEDTMLAADYLIDIGPGAGVHGGEIVAQGTPKQVMKNKKSLTGQYLSGAKKIELPEKRRTPDGRFLSVEGAISNNLKDVDVQIPLGMMTVVTGVSGSGKSTLVNDVLYKALAQKLYKSKEKPGPHKAVKGIEHIDKIIDIDQSPIGRTPRSNPATYTSLFDDIRDVFAQTNEAKLRGYQKGRFSFNVKGGRCEACHGDGIIKIEMHFLPDVYVPCEVCHGKRYNRETLEVKYKDKNIADILEMTIEDAYHFFENIPKIKRKLKTIMDVGLGYIQLGQPATTLSGGEAQRVKLASELHKRSTGKTLYILDEPTTGLHVDDIARLLKVLQQLVDNGDTVLIIEHNLDVIKMADYIVDLGPEGGDNGGQIIASGTPEQIMQVRESYTGQYLKHHIEK; this is translated from the coding sequence ATGAAGAATAAATCTATTATCGTCAAAGGCGCAAGAGCGCATAATTTAAAGAATGTTGATATTGAAATTCCGAGAGATAAACTCATTGTTATGACAGGATTATCAGGTTCAGGTAAATCTAGTCTCGCATTCGATACTATCTATGCTGAAGGTCAGCGTAGATATGTGGAATCATTGAGTGCATATGCCAGACAATTCTTAGGACAGATGGATAAACCGGATGTGGATACGATAGAAGGTTTATCCCCTGCAATTTCGATTGACCAGAAGACAACAAGTAAGAACCCGAGAAGTACAGTTGCAACTGTTACAGAAATTTATGATTATTTAAGACTGCTATATGCTAGAATCGGCACACCTTATTGTCCGAATCATGGTATCCCTATCGAGTCACAGACGGTACAGCAGATGGTGGATCAAGTTATGGCATTAGAGGAAAGAACAAAGATACAAGTTATGGCTCCAATAGTGCAGGGCCGAAAGGGAACGCACAAGAAACTCATAGAAGAGATCTCAAAAAAAGGATATGCACGTATCATGGTAGATGGTGAAGTTTATGATGCTTCTGAAACAATCGATCTCAATAAAAATACAAATCATGATATCCATGTTATCGTAGACCGACTTGTTGTGAAACCAGGCATTGAGACCCGCCTGGCAGATTCTCTCGAAAATGCATTGAAACTTGCAGAAGGTAACGTTGTCATCGATTTGATCGACGGAGATGAGTTGAAGTTTTCAGAGCATCATGCCTGTCCAATTTGTGGATTTTCAATAGATAAGCTAGAACCTCGAATGTTCTCGTTTAATAGCCCGTTTGGTGCATGTCCCGATTGTGATGGACTAGGTACAAAATTAACAGTCGATTTAAATCTTGTCATTCCTGATGATAGCAAATCATTAACAAATGGTGCATTAGTGCCATGGGAGCCCATCAGTTCGAACTATTATCCGACATTACTCAAGCAGGCATGTAAACATTTTGGGATTTCTATGAAAGCACCTTTTAGAGATTTATCTAAGAAAGATCAGGACATCATCCTGTATGGACATTCAGATGATATTTCCTTTACATTCAGACAGGATAATGGTGTAACACGTAAACGTGTAATGAAGTTTGAAGGTATTGTGAATAATATTGAACGTAGATACAAGGAAAGTCCTTCAGAATATACACGTGAACAGATGAAGAAATATATGGTGGATGAGGTCTGTGATACGTGTCATGGCTATCGTCTTTCTGAAGAAGCGATGAGTGTTAAGATTAATAGTCAGCATATAGGAGAAGTTGTAACGTTATCTATCAGAGAGGCATTACAATATTTCAGTAAGCTTGAACTTTCAAAGAAAGAACAGCAAATTGCTGAACTCGTTCTGAAAGAAATCACTGAAAGGTTGACATTCTTATATAATGTAGGGCTGGAATACCTCACTTTAAATAGAACAGCAGGAACGCTTTCTGGTGGAGAAGCCCAACGTATCCGACTTGCAACGCAGATTGGTTCAAGATTAACAGGTGTAATGTATGTTCTGGATGAACCGTCCATAGGTCTGCATCAGAGAGATAACGACCGTCTCATTGATACATTGAAATCGATGAGAGATATTGGGAATACCCTTATTGTCGTTGAACATGATGAAGATACGATGCTTGCCGCTGATTATTTGATTGACATTGGTCCAGGAGCCGGCGTGCACGGAGGAGAGATTGTCGCACAAGGTACACCTAAGCAAGTGATGAAGAACAAGAAATCGCTGACAGGTCAGTATTTGAGCGGTGCAAAAAAAATAGAGCTTCCTGAAAAAAGACGTACACCGGATGGAAGATTCTTATCGGTAGAAGGTGCAATAAGTAATAACTTGAAGGACGTGGACGTTCAGATTCCACTGGGTATGATGACGGTGGTAACCGGAGTCTCCGGTTCCGGAAAGAGTACGCTTGTTAACGATGTGCTGTATAAGGCACTTGCTCAGAAGCTATATAAATCGAAAGAAAAACCGGGACCTCATAAAGCGGTAAAGGGGATAGAGCATATTGATAAGATAATCGATATTGATCAATCTCCTATAGGTAGAACACCACGTTCAAATCCTGCGACGTATACGAGTCTCTTTGATGATATACGTGATGTCTTTGCGCAGACGAATGAAGCGAAGTTAAGAGGCTATCAAAAAGGTCGATTCAGCTTTAACGTTAAAGGCGGACGCTGTGAGGCTTGTCACGGAGACGGCATTATCAAGATAGAGATGCACTTTCTTCCTGACGTCTACGTGCCATGCGAAGTCTGTCATGGCAAACGCTATAATCGTGAAACGCTGGAAGTGAAATATAAAGATAAGAATATTGCAGATATACTCGAGATGACGATAGAAGATGCGTATCATTTCTTTGAGAATATTCCTAAGATTAAGCGTAAACTTAAGACCATCATGGATGTTGGATTAGGGTATATTCAGCTTGGACAACCTGCTACAACACTTTCAGGGGGTGAGGCACAACGTGTCAAATTAGCTTCGGAACTGCATAAACGCAGTACAGGTAAAACGTTATATATTCTAGATGAACCGACGACTGGATTACACGTTGATGATATTGCAAGGCTACTGAAAGTTTTACAGCAACTTGTTGACAATGGGGATACGGTTCTGATCATCGAGCATAATCTGGACGTCATCAAGATGGCCGATTACATTGTTGACCTCGGTCCAGAAGGTGGAGATAACGGTGGACAGATTATCGCAAGCGGCACTCCAGAACAGATTATGCAAGTGCGTGAGTCATACACAGGTCAATATTTAAAACATCATATAGAGAAATAA
- the uvrB gene encoding excinuclease ABC subunit UvrB, whose product MEHHDFKIHSDYQPAGDQPDAIEKIVQGIKEGKRYQTLLGATGTGKTFTMSNVIERIGKPTLIMAHNKTLAGQLYSEFKEFFPENRVEYFVSYYDYYQPEAYVPSTDTFIEKDASINDEIDKLRHSATSALFERDDVIIISSVSCIYGLGNPEEYRDLVVSVRVGMEMERNQLLRKLVDVQYTRNDIDFRRGTFRVRGDVVEIFPASRDEQCIRIEFFGDEIERIREINYLTGEVLKEREHFAIFPASHFVTREEKMKLAIERIEKELEEQLKKFRDEGKLLEAQRLEQRTNYDLEMMREMGFCSGIENYSLHLTLRPRGSTPYTLLDYFGDDWLIMMDESHVTVPQVRGMYNGDQARKNVLVEHGFRLPSALDNRPLKFEEFEQKGHQFLYVSATPGPYEIEHTDEMVEQIIRPTGLLDPIIEVRPSQHQIDDLMEEIRVRIEKNERVLITTLTKKMSEDLTIYLKEAGIKVNYLHSEIKTLERIEIIRDLRLGVFDVLVGINLLREGLDIPEVSLVAILDADKEGFLRSQRSLIQTIGRAARNEQGRVIMYADKITESMQFAIDETSRRRSLQEAYNEEHGITPTTINKKIRDVISATLETDEEQKPVQKKKLTKKERARTIEQLEHEMKEAAKALDFERATELRDALFELKAEG is encoded by the coding sequence ATGGAACATCATGACTTTAAGATACATTCAGACTATCAGCCAGCAGGAGATCAGCCTGATGCGATAGAGAAAATCGTACAAGGAATCAAAGAAGGTAAACGCTATCAGACGTTATTGGGTGCTACTGGTACAGGGAAGACGTTTACGATGAGTAATGTCATTGAACGTATCGGTAAACCTACGCTGATCATGGCGCATAATAAAACATTAGCAGGTCAGCTCTATAGTGAGTTTAAAGAGTTTTTCCCAGAGAACAGAGTTGAATATTTTGTAAGTTACTATGATTATTATCAGCCCGAAGCTTATGTGCCTTCTACAGATACATTTATAGAGAAAGACGCATCGATTAACGATGAAATTGATAAGTTACGTCACTCAGCGACAAGTGCCTTATTTGAGCGTGATGATGTGATTATTATTTCTTCCGTCAGCTGTATATATGGTTTAGGGAACCCAGAAGAGTATCGGGATCTTGTTGTCAGCGTACGTGTAGGTATGGAGATGGAACGCAACCAATTATTACGCAAGCTTGTAGATGTGCAGTATACGCGTAATGATATAGATTTTCGTCGTGGTACATTTCGTGTTCGAGGAGATGTTGTGGAAATCTTTCCTGCATCTCGTGATGAGCAGTGTATACGTATCGAGTTCTTCGGTGATGAGATAGAACGCATACGTGAAATCAATTATTTAACAGGTGAAGTGCTGAAAGAACGAGAGCACTTTGCGATATTCCCGGCAAGTCACTTCGTCACACGTGAAGAGAAGATGAAGCTTGCGATTGAAAGAATAGAGAAGGAACTAGAGGAACAACTGAAGAAGTTTCGTGACGAAGGGAAGCTGCTTGAGGCACAGAGACTTGAACAACGTACGAATTACGATCTTGAAATGATGCGAGAAATGGGCTTTTGCTCAGGAATTGAAAACTATTCTTTACATCTGACTTTAAGACCTAGAGGGTCGACGCCATATACGTTGCTGGATTATTTCGGTGACGACTGGCTGATCATGATGGATGAGTCTCATGTTACGGTGCCACAAGTTCGTGGTATGTATAATGGGGATCAGGCGAGAAAGAATGTTCTCGTAGAGCATGGTTTCAGATTGCCGAGCGCGCTGGATAATCGTCCGCTGAAGTTTGAAGAGTTCGAACAAAAAGGACATCAGTTTCTCTATGTTTCTGCTACACCTGGTCCTTATGAGATTGAGCATACAGACGAGATGGTGGAACAAATTATCCGACCGACAGGATTGCTGGATCCTATTATAGAAGTGCGACCATCACAACATCAGATAGATGATTTGATGGAAGAGATTCGTGTGCGTATCGAAAAGAATGAGCGTGTACTTATTACGACACTTACTAAGAAAATGAGTGAAGACTTAACAATTTACTTAAAAGAAGCTGGAATAAAAGTTAATTACCTGCATTCAGAGATTAAGACGTTAGAGCGTATAGAGATTATCCGTGATCTAAGACTAGGTGTATTTGATGTATTGGTCGGCATCAACCTGCTTAGAGAAGGTCTGGATATTCCCGAAGTGTCGCTCGTCGCGATATTAGATGCGGACAAAGAAGGATTTTTGCGCAGTCAGCGTTCATTGATTCAGACGATTGGACGTGCTGCCCGAAATGAACAGGGGCGCGTCATTATGTATGCAGATAAGATAACAGAGTCTATGCAGTTTGCGATTGATGAAACATCACGTCGTCGTTCGTTACAAGAAGCATATAATGAAGAACATGGAATAACTCCGACAACCATCAATAAGAAGATTCGTGATGTCATCAGTGCCACATTAGAAACAGATGAAGAACAAAAACCCGTACAGAAGAAGAAATTAACGAAGAAGGAAAGAGCACGTACAATAGAGCAGCTTGAACATGAAATGAAAGAAGCGGCAAAAGCTTTAGATTTTGAACGTGCTACAGAACTCAGAGATGCACTGTTTGAGTTAAAAGCAGAAGGGTGA
- a CDS encoding YfbR-like 5'-deoxynucleotidase, which translates to MGVHQYFKSLSDLEKLIRCPGKFKYQEHNVAAHSFKVTKIAQYLATVEEYHGAEINWKNVYEKALNHDYPEIFTGDIKTPVKYASKELKRLFSEVEEEMIGKFIDSEFPEAYREIYRERLKEGKDDTLEGQILSVADKIDLLYESFGEIQKRNPEPLYFEIYDKSLRTIIKFKHLYCVQDFLDNILPDMLQEKFIPRSELREITMAILQQKDNI; encoded by the coding sequence ATGGGTGTCCATCAATATTTCAAAAGTTTGTCGGATCTAGAAAAGTTAATACGATGTCCCGGAAAATTTAAATACCAGGAACATAATGTTGCCGCACATTCATTTAAGGTCACTAAGATTGCACAATACTTAGCAACTGTCGAGGAGTATCATGGCGCAGAGATTAACTGGAAAAATGTATATGAGAAAGCATTAAACCATGATTACCCTGAAATCTTCACCGGAGATATAAAGACGCCTGTTAAATATGCGTCGAAAGAATTGAAACGCTTATTCAGTGAAGTTGAAGAAGAAATGATCGGTAAGTTTATTGATAGTGAGTTTCCGGAAGCTTATAGAGAAATATATCGAGAACGCTTAAAAGAAGGTAAAGACGATACGCTTGAAGGTCAGATTCTGTCTGTAGCAGATAAGATTGATTTGTTATATGAATCTTTTGGAGAGATTCAAAAGCGGAACCCAGAACCATTATACTTTGAAATTTATGACAAAAGTTTAAGAACGATTATAAAATTCAAGCACCTTTATTGTGTGCAGGATTTTCTGGATAATATTCTTCCGGATATGCTTCAGGAGAAATTTATTCCAAGATCTGAACTGCGTGAAATAACGATGGCAATCTTGCAGCAAAAGGACAATATATAA
- the trxB gene encoding thioredoxin-disulfide reductase, which produces MSEIKEYDVIIVGAGPAGMTAAVYASRANLSTIMIERGMPGGQMANTADVENFPGFDLITGPDLSTKMFSHAQKFGAEYTYGDIKNITVEGDDKIVDLGDKQLKAKAVIIATGAEYKKIGVPGESELGGRGVSYCAVCDGAFFKQKNLVVIGGGDSAVEEGVYLTKYADKVTIVHRRDTLRAQKILQERAFKNDKIDFIWNSTLKSINEKEGKVGSVTLIDNEGKETDVETDGVFIYIGMQPLTKPFQHLGITDEIGYIMTNEEMETNIPGIFAAGDVRQKKLRQIVTATGDGSIAAQNAQHYIESLND; this is translated from the coding sequence ATGAGTGAAATTAAAGAATATGACGTAATCATTGTTGGTGCTGGTCCAGCCGGGATGACAGCAGCAGTCTATGCGTCTAGAGCAAACCTATCTACGATTATGATTGAACGTGGTATGCCTGGTGGACAGATGGCCAATACTGCAGATGTCGAAAATTTTCCTGGATTTGATTTGATCACAGGACCTGACCTTTCAACGAAGATGTTCTCTCATGCACAGAAATTCGGTGCAGAATATACTTATGGTGATATTAAAAATATTACTGTTGAAGGCGATGACAAGATTGTGGATTTAGGTGACAAGCAGTTAAAAGCAAAAGCTGTTATTATTGCGACAGGTGCAGAATATAAGAAAATTGGTGTGCCAGGAGAATCAGAGCTTGGTGGACGTGGTGTATCTTACTGTGCTGTGTGTGATGGTGCATTCTTCAAGCAGAAGAACTTAGTAGTAATTGGTGGGGGAGATTCTGCAGTTGAAGAGGGTGTATATTTAACGAAATATGCAGACAAAGTAACAATCGTGCATAGAAGAGATACATTAAGAGCTCAGAAAATTCTTCAGGAACGTGCATTTAAAAATGATAAGATTGATTTTATCTGGAATAGTACGTTAAAATCAATCAACGAAAAAGAAGGAAAAGTCGGATCTGTAACATTGATCGATAATGAAGGTAAAGAGACAGATGTTGAAACAGATGGAGTATTCATCTATATCGGTATGCAGCCACTGACAAAACCATTCCAGCATCTTGGTATAACTGACGAAATCGGCTATATTATGACGAATGAAGAGATGGAGACGAATATTCCTGGAATATTCGCTGCTGGTGACGTTAGACAGAAGAAGCTTCGTCAAATCGTAACAGCGACAGGTGACGGCAGTATTGCTGCACAGAATGCTCAGCATTATATTGAAAGCTTGAATGATTAA
- a CDS encoding DUF2198 family protein produces the protein MTIWYILACTLPAFLVICFSMIVRNKYTGLLLSVIVIGVSVYKGFFHSQMIVFLDTLSLIVGYLFVEMYNLDKDNQT, from the coding sequence ATGACGATATGGTATATATTAGCATGTACATTACCTGCATTTCTGGTGATTTGTTTCAGTATGATTGTACGTAATAAATATACAGGATTACTGTTGTCGGTTATTGTTATCGGCGTATCTGTTTACAAAGGATTCTTTCATTCACAGATGATTGTGTTTTTAGATACGCTGAGCCTGATAGTCGGCTATTTGTTCGTAGAGATGTACAACCTGGATAAAGATAATCAAACATAG
- the lgt gene encoding prolipoprotein diacylglyceryl transferase — protein sequence MTPFNPVAFELFGYPVRWYGIIIAFGILVGYLIAQKETEKKHFKEDTLIDIVMWSIISGIICARIYYVLFKWDYYQDHFSEIPLIMNGGIAIHGGLIGAIGMAYFLCKKKGISFFQLGDIAAPSIILGQAIGRWGNFMNQEAHGGMVSRDFLESLHLPKFIIDQMNIGGAYYHPTFLYESLWSFTGFVILLLIRKRLKIGQTFLLYTIWYSIGRVFVEGLRTDSLMLTSNLRIAQVISIVIMIAATLIWLYRNYKYRLPRYGEVNEPIRSSAYASVKSL from the coding sequence ATGACACCATTTAATCCAGTTGCATTCGAGCTCTTTGGCTATCCTGTAAGATGGTACGGTATTATTATTGCATTTGGTATTTTAGTCGGATATCTTATCGCTCAAAAAGAGACAGAAAAAAAGCATTTTAAAGAAGATACGTTGATCGATATTGTCATGTGGTCTATCATTTCGGGGATAATTTGTGCTCGTATCTATTATGTATTATTTAAATGGGATTATTATCAGGATCATTTTTCTGAAATTCCGTTGATTATGAACGGTGGCATAGCAATACACGGTGGTTTGATCGGTGCAATTGGTATGGCATATTTCTTATGTAAAAAGAAAGGAATATCGTTTTTTCAGCTTGGAGATATTGCGGCACCGAGTATCATTCTCGGACAGGCAATTGGTAGGTGGGGAAACTTTATGAATCAGGAAGCTCATGGTGGTATGGTTTCAAGAGATTTCCTGGAGTCATTGCATTTACCAAAATTTATAATCGATCAGATGAATATTGGTGGAGCATATTATCATCCGACCTTCCTCTATGAATCGTTATGGAGCTTCACAGGATTTGTTATATTATTATTGATACGTAAACGCCTGAAGATTGGTCAGACATTTCTTTTATATACGATATGGTATTCGATTGGGCGTGTGTTTGTGGAAGGATTAAGAACAGATAGTTTGATGCTCACATCAAATCTGCGTATTGCCCAAGTGATTTCGATCGTGATTATGATTGCAGCGACTTTAATATGGCTCTATCGTAATTATAAATATCGACTGCCGCGTTATGGTGAAGTAAATGAACCTATAAGGAGCTCCGCTTATGCGTCAGTTAAATCGCTATAG
- the hprK gene encoding HPr(Ser) kinase/phosphatase yields the protein MITSIELIDKFDLKFLAGNVAIEIPVANADISRPGLEMAGFFSHYSSDRIQILGTTEMSFFETLSKEERAERMVKLCRKETPCIILTRNIPAPQELIDACNRKGTPLLQSKEATTSLISKITSYLESELAPETTMHGVLVDVYGVGVLITGDSGVGKSETALELVKRGHRLVADDNVEIKEVSRNVLMGKAPKLIEHLLEIRGLGIINVMTLFGAGSVLPEKRLMLNINLETWDKDKVYDRIGLIEEKLSILDSQITKKTIPIRPGRNLAVIIEVAAMNYRLNKMGTNTAKDFNERLNEQIRKQSIKEI from the coding sequence ATGATAACAAGTATAGAACTAATTGATAAATTTGACCTTAAGTTTTTAGCGGGCAATGTCGCAATAGAAATCCCGGTGGCTAATGCAGACATTTCGCGACCGGGCCTTGAGATGGCAGGCTTCTTCTCTCACTATTCTTCCGATCGCATACAAATACTGGGGACGACTGAGATGTCTTTCTTTGAAACGTTGTCGAAGGAAGAACGTGCAGAAAGAATGGTAAAGCTTTGTCGTAAGGAAACACCGTGTATTATCCTAACAAGAAACATTCCGGCCCCGCAGGAACTAATCGATGCATGTAATCGTAAAGGGACACCACTCCTTCAGAGCAAAGAAGCGACGACAAGTTTAATCAGCAAGATTACATCTTATCTTGAGAGTGAGCTTGCGCCTGAAACGACGATGCACGGAGTTCTGGTCGATGTATATGGGGTAGGTGTATTGATTACCGGTGATTCTGGAGTAGGTAAGAGTGAGACAGCACTAGAACTTGTCAAGCGTGGACATCGACTTGTTGCAGATGACAATGTGGAGATAAAGGAAGTTTCACGTAATGTACTGATGGGCAAAGCACCAAAGCTGATAGAACATCTTCTTGAAATTAGAGGACTAGGAATCATCAATGTAATGACCTTATTTGGCGCAGGGAGTGTCCTTCCAGAGAAACGTCTAATGCTCAATATTAACCTAGAAACATGGGATAAAGATAAAGTTTACGACCGCATAGGATTAATCGAAGAAAAATTATCGATCCTTGATTCTCAAATTACGAAGAAGACGATCCCTATCAGACCAGGGCGTAACTTAGCGGTAATCATAGAAGTTGCTGCGATGAACTATCGTCTCAATAAGATGGGAACAAACACCGCAAAAGATTTTAATGAACGCCTGAATGAACAAATTAGAAAGCAGTCGATAAAGGAGATTTAA
- the rapZ gene encoding RNase adapter RapZ, with translation MSNEDTYKRLVVVTGMSGAGKSVAIQCLEDLGYFCVDNLPPILLPKFIELMNNNTESLSRVAIGIDLRGKDFFNSLQEEIQNIINLNEVLVQVLFVEASDQILVSRYKETRRTHPLQDNISLIDAIQEERMLLADLRGVATHIIDTSEYKPKALRSKVIEIFGSGKDNIFTINVMSFGFKHGLPIDADIVFDVRFLPNPYYIEEMRKLTGLDPLVYDYVMKWKETEMFYQKLIDLLKFVIPGYMREGKSQVVIAIGCTGGQHRSVALSERISNELKDFFDFELHTRHRDALIEGTINEKA, from the coding sequence ATGTCGAACGAAGATACATATAAACGACTGGTTGTTGTCACTGGAATGAGCGGTGCGGGGAAAAGTGTAGCAATTCAATGTCTTGAAGACTTAGGTTATTTCTGTGTTGATAACCTGCCCCCTATATTGCTGCCGAAGTTTATCGAACTGATGAATAATAATACAGAATCTCTGTCACGCGTAGCTATCGGGATTGACTTGCGTGGGAAAGATTTCTTTAATAGTTTACAAGAAGAAATTCAAAATATTATCAATCTAAATGAAGTACTCGTACAAGTTTTATTCGTCGAAGCAAGCGATCAAATATTAGTTTCTCGTTATAAAGAAACAAGACGTACACATCCGCTTCAGGATAACATTTCATTGATTGATGCGATTCAGGAGGAGAGAATGCTGCTTGCTGATTTAAGAGGGGTTGCAACACACATTATTGATACCTCTGAGTATAAGCCAAAAGCATTGCGCTCTAAAGTGATTGAAATCTTTGGATCTGGCAAAGATAATATATTCACGATTAATGTGATGAGTTTCGGCTTCAAGCATGGATTGCCCATCGATGCTGATATCGTATTCGATGTGAGGTTTTTACCGAATCCATATTACATAGAAGAAATGAGAAAATTAACAGGTCTCGATCCCCTTGTATATGACTATGTCATGAAATGGAAAGAGACTGAAATGTTCTACCAGAAATTAATCGATCTGCTGAAGTTCGTCATTCCTGGTTATATGCGCGAAGGTAAAAGTCAGGTTGTCATCGCTATCGGATGTACAGGTGGACAGCACCGTTCAGTTGCATTAAGTGAACGTATCAGTAATGAATTAAAGGACTTCTTTGACTTTGAGCTTCATACTCGCCACAGAGATGCACTTATTGAGGGAACGATCAATGAAAAGGCTTAA
- a CDS encoding TlpA disulfide reductase family protein, giving the protein MRRLITILLAAIFVALATYSIYTVIQFNKGNEEPGNIVTHNHPLNNKQIGDIAVTDMNGQKKEIASLLKHDITIINVWASWCEPCKKEMPELVTYGKEKPNHVGLIGFNVQDKIEKRDAFIDNYKPTYPMYTLDEASMKRYKIYNIPTTVFVDKQGKVLKTYVGELNQQKIEEIIMQIQ; this is encoded by the coding sequence ATGAGAAGATTGATAACAATTCTGTTAGCTGCTATATTTGTTGCACTAGCAACTTATTCAATTTATACTGTAATACAATTTAATAAAGGCAATGAGGAGCCCGGTAATATTGTGACACATAATCACCCGCTTAATAATAAGCAGATTGGTGATATAGCTGTTACAGATATGAATGGTCAGAAAAAAGAAATTGCATCACTTTTAAAACATGATATTACGATAATCAATGTTTGGGCATCGTGGTGCGAGCCGTGTAAGAAAGAGATGCCTGAGCTTGTGACGTATGGAAAAGAGAAACCTAATCATGTCGGTCTTATTGGATTCAACGTGCAGGATAAAATAGAAAAAAGAGACGCGTTTATCGATAACTATAAACCGACATATCCGATGTACACGTTAGATGAAGCGTCGATGAAACGATATAAAATCTACAATATTCCTACGACGGTATTCGTCGATAAACAAGGTAAAGTGTTGAAGACATATGTAGGCGAACTTAATCAACAGAAAATAGAAGAAATTATCATGCAGATTCAATAG
- a CDS encoding acyltransferase yields the protein MRQLNRYRLEGPNPLWQMYKTVSFFKVCRNFVVIELCRILPSVKWKHYLFSKCLKMQLGHHVSFAYKAMPDLMFPELIKIGDNSIIGYNATLLAHEYLTDEYRTGKITIGRNVLIGANVTVLPGVTIGDGAKVGAMTVVSKDIPANAFVYGNPMHIK from the coding sequence ATGCGTCAGTTAAATCGCTATAGATTAGAGGGGCCTAACCCGTTATGGCAGATGTATAAGACGGTCTCATTCTTTAAGGTTTGCCGTAACTTTGTTGTTATTGAATTGTGTCGCATTCTGCCATCAGTGAAATGGAAACATTACCTGTTCAGTAAATGTCTGAAGATGCAGCTCGGACATCATGTGTCATTTGCTTATAAGGCGATGCCTGATCTGATGTTTCCTGAACTGATAAAAATAGGGGATAACTCAATCATTGGGTATAATGCAACGTTACTTGCACATGAATATTTGACGGACGAGTATCGCACTGGAAAGATTACGATTGGTAGAAATGTATTAATTGGTGCAAATGTTACAGTCTTGCCGGGGGTCACAATAGGTGATGGTGCGAAGGTTGGCGCAATGACAGTTGTATCGAAAGATATTCCTGCGAATGCCTTTGTATACGGTAATCCGATGCACATAAAATAA